The following are from one region of the Sorghum bicolor cultivar BTx623 chromosome 2, Sorghum_bicolor_NCBIv3, whole genome shotgun sequence genome:
- the LOC8079364 gene encoding malate dehydrogenase, chloroplastic has product MAAAAIATLSFSSVPCKKRPRHGASSFDAQQFSNSSSYCHSLTLRPRVPRSRAVSRVVVAQAGSGSYKVAILGAAGGIGQPLSLLAKMSPLVSALHLYDIANVEPVTADLSHCNTPAQVAGFTGKDALAGCLSGADVVVIPAGVPRKPGMTRDDLFSVNAGIVRDLVAAVADHAPGALVHVISNPVNSTVPIAAEVLKQKGAYDPRRLFGVTTLGVVRANAFVAARKGLPVAEVDVPVVGGHAAATILPLLSKARPKAAFTDEEVEELTARIRDAGTEVVEAKAGAGSATLSMAYAAARFLEASLRGLDGHDDVYECTYVQSQVVPELPFFACRVKLGRDGVEEVLGSELRGLTDYEARELEDLKPKLKASIDKGIAYVQQNQEAALN; this is encoded by the coding sequence ATGGCAGCGGCTGCAATCGCGACCCTATCCTTCAGTTCAGTTCCTTGCAAAAAACGGCCCCGGCATGGCGCTAGTTCCTTCGACGCACAACAGTTCAGTAACTCCAGTTCCTACTGTCACTCTCTCACTCTAAGACCAAGAGTGCCAAGGTCCCGAGCCGTGAGCCGGGTCGTCGTCGCGCAGGCCGGCAGCGGCAGCTACAAGGTGGCCATCCTTGGCGCGGCGGGAGGGATCGGGCAGCCTCTTTCTCTGCTGGCCAAGATGTCCCCGCTCGTCTCGGCGCTGCACCTGTACGACATCGCCAACGTGGAGCCCGTGACCGCCGACCTCAGCCACTGCAACACCCCGGCGCAGGTCGCCGGCTTCACAGGTAAAGACGCGCTCGCGGGGTGCCTATCGGGCGCGGACGTCGTGGTCATCCCCGCCGGCGTGCCCCGGAAGCCCGGCATGACGCGGGACGACCTGTTCAGCGTCAACGCCGGCATCGTGCGCGACCTCGTCGCGGCGGTGGCGGACCACGCGCCGGGCGCGCTGGTGCACGTGATCAGCAACCCGGTGAACTCCACGGTGCCGATCGCCGCCGAGGTGCTGAAGCAGAAGGGCGCGTACGACCCGCGGAGGCTGTTCGGCGTCACGACGCTGGGCGTGGTCCGCGCCAACGCGTTCGTAGCGGCGAGGAAGGGCCTCCCCGTGGCGGAAGTGGATGTGCCGGTTGTGGGCGGCCACGCGGCGGCTACCATCCTGCCGCTGCTGTCCAAGGCGCGGCCCAAGGCGGCGTTCACGGACGAGGAGGTGGAGGAGCTCACCGCCAGGATCCGGGACGCCGGCACCGAGGTGGTGGAGGCCAAGGCCGGCGCCGGGTCCGCCACGCTGTCCATGGCGTACGCCGCCGCGCGGTTCCTCGAGGCGTCGCTGCGTGGACTCGACGGCCACGACGACGTGTACGAGTGCACGTACGTGCAGTCGCAGGTTGTGCCGGAGCTCCCGTTCTTCGCGTGCAGGGTGAAGCTTGGGAGGGACGGCGTGGAGGAGGTGCTGGGTTCAGAGCTGAGGGGACTCACCGACTACGAGGCGCGCGAGCTGGAGGATCTCAAGCCCAAGCTCAAGGCCAGCATCGACAAGGGCATCGCGTACGTGCAGCAGAACCAGGAGGCAGCGTTGAACTGA